The genomic stretch AGCGCCGGGCACCCAGGCCCCGCAGCCGGTGACCCAGCCGGCCGCTCCGCCGCCGGCTCCCACCCCGAAGCCGGTGGCCACCACACCGCCGCCTGCCCCCGCCCCGAGCGCCTCGACGAAGCCATCGGGAGGGTGAATAGTGGCCACGGTGGTTGAGCTCACCACTGACTGGCCGTTGTGGAGCGGGACCGCACGGGTCGTCGTCCGTGCGGAGTCCGACGATTCCGACGTGCTGGCCGCGGCCCGCGCGATCACCGAGGCCGAGGTCGCCGCGATCGACGGGGCGGCCAGTCGGTTTCGTACCGACTCCGAGGTCGCCGCGCTGGCCGCGGCCGGAGGCCGGGCCGTCCCCGTCTCCCCCGTGCTCCTGCAGGCGCTGCAGGTGGCGCTGCGGGCCTCGGCGCTGACCGACGGCGCGGTCGACTCCACCCTGGGCGGGGCGCTCGTGGCGGTCGGCTTCGACCGGGACTTCGCCGCCGTACCGGCCGACCGTGCCGCCGCGATCGCGCCGGTGCGGCGCACCGTCTCCTGGCGCGACGTGGAGGTCGATGCCGCAGCTGGGACGGTGCGGGTGCCCCCGGGCGTGCTGCTCGACCTGGGTGCGACCGCGAAGGCGCTGGCCGCCGACCGGGCCGCCGACGCGGTGCAGCGCCGGTTCGGGGTCCCGGTGCTCGTGGAGCTGCTCGGCGACCTCGCCGTCCGGGGCACCGTCCCCGGTCAGCCGTGGGTGGTCGAGGTGAGCGAGGGGGGCGACTCGGCGGCTCAGCTGGTGCAGATCGAGGATGGCGGCCTGGCCACGTCGTCCACCCGGGTCCGGCACTGGCGGATGGCCGGCCAACCGGTCCACCACCTGCTCGACCCGGTCACCGGCCTGCCGGTCCGGGAGTCCTGGCGGACCGTGTCCGTGAGCGCCGCCACCTGCGTGGACGCCAACATCGCCTCGACCGCCACCATCGTCAAGGGCGCGGCCGGGCTGGCCTGGCTGCGGTCCACCGGGCTGCCGGCCCGGCTGGTCGCCGTCGACGGCTCGGTGCTGGAGATCGGCGGCTGGCCAGCCGAAGGAACAGGATGAGATCCGGCCTGGTCGGCGTCCAGACCGACCCGCAGCTGGCCTGGTTCGTGCTGCGCGCGAGCGGGCTGGTGCTGCTCGTCGTCTACACGATCTCGACCGCGCTGGGCATCGCCAGCCGGGCCGGGCAGGCCGGCCGCTGGGTGCCCCGGTTCGTCTCCAACGACCTGCACCGGCGGATCAGCCTGTTCTCGATGGCGCTGCTGTTCGCGCATGTCGCCACTGCGGTGCTCGACAACTACGTGGTGATCACCTGGACCGATGCGGTGGTCCCCTTCGTGGGCACCTACCGGCCGCGGTGGCTCGGGCTGGGCACCCTGGCGCTCGACATCCTGCTGGCGGTCGTCATCACCAGCCTGCTGCGGCACCGGATCGGCCACCGGACCTGGCTGGTCATCCACTACGGCGTCTACGCCGCGTGGCCGCTCATGGTCCTGCACGCGCTGGGCACCGGCACCGACGCCCGCCGGCCGAGTGTGCTCATCGTGACGCTCGGCTGCGTGGTCGCGGTCCTGCTGGCCGTCGTGGCGCGGCTGCTGGACGCCCCCGGCCGGCTCGGGGCGGCCCGGCTGGCCGCCATGGTCTCACTGCCCCTGCTGCTCATCGGGCTGGTGCTGTGGACCCGCCAGGGGCC from Actinomycetes bacterium encodes the following:
- a CDS encoding FAD:protein FMN transferase, whose product is MATVVELTTDWPLWSGTARVVVRAESDDSDVLAAARAITEAEVAAIDGAASRFRTDSEVAALAAAGGRAVPVSPVLLQALQVALRASALTDGAVDSTLGGALVAVGFDRDFAAVPADRAAAIAPVRRTVSWRDVEVDAAAGTVRVPPGVLLDLGATAKALAADRAADAVQRRFGVPVLVELLGDLAVRGTVPGQPWVVEVSEGGDSAAQLVQIEDGGLATSSTRVRHWRMAGQPVHHLLDPVTGLPVRESWRTVSVSAATCVDANIASTATIVKGAAGLAWLRSTGLPARLVAVDGSVLEIGGWPAEGTG
- a CDS encoding ferric reductase-like transmembrane domain-containing protein, with protein sequence MRSGLVGVQTDPQLAWFVLRASGLVLLVVYTISTALGIASRAGQAGRWVPRFVSNDLHRRISLFSMALLFAHVATAVLDNYVVITWTDAVVPFVGTYRPRWLGLGTLALDILLAVVITSLLRHRIGHRTWLVIHYGVYAAWPLMVLHALGTGTDARRPSVLIVTLGCVVAVLLAVVARLLDAPGRLGAARLAAMVSLPLLLIGLVLWTRQGPLAAGWSHRAGTPLPSSSTGSAK